Proteins encoded together in one bacterium window:
- a CDS encoding menaquinone biosynthesis protein, producing the protein MTRLRVGIVDYLNSRPLAWDFLSGALSDRYRAVYQPPARVADLLAAGEIDIGLIPSIEYQRIPDLAVIPGTCVASDSAVRSVLLVSNVPFGDVRRLALDENSRTSATLVRIVLRELYGAEPESASTRPDLETMLGANDAALIIGDPALRISMEKGRVLDLATAWEELTGLPFVFAFWAIRSGVGHPGLETDFSASASHGRQNLGILAHEAGRELGLSEDYLLDYLERNLSFELGESEVRGLEEFYRRATPYLGEGPPKPLRFLEGRTSDVERVVG; encoded by the coding sequence ATGACCAGACTCCGAGTCGGTATCGTCGACTACCTGAACTCTCGCCCACTGGCCTGGGACTTTCTGTCGGGAGCGCTTTCGGATCGCTACCGGGCCGTCTACCAGCCACCGGCCCGAGTGGCCGACCTGCTGGCGGCGGGCGAGATCGACATCGGGCTGATTCCGTCGATCGAGTATCAGCGGATTCCGGACCTGGCGGTGATCCCCGGCACCTGCGTAGCCTCGGACAGCGCGGTTCGGAGCGTGTTGCTTGTGTCGAACGTGCCCTTCGGCGATGTCCGGCGGCTGGCGCTCGACGAGAATAGCCGCACTTCGGCGACCCTGGTGCGGATTGTGCTCAGGGAGCTGTACGGGGCCGAGCCCGAATCGGCCTCGACCCGACCCGACCTCGAAACCATGCTCGGCGCCAACGACGCGGCGTTGATCATCGGCGATCCAGCCTTGCGCATCTCGATGGAGAAGGGCAGGGTGCTGGATCTCGCGACCGCATGGGAGGAGCTCACGGGATTGCCGTTTGTATTCGCCTTTTGGGCGATCCGCTCCGGTGTCGGGCACCCCGGCCTGGAGACCGATTTTTCGGCCAGCGCCAGCCACGGCCGACAGAACTTGGGCATTCTCGCTCACGAGGCCGGGCGGGAGCTTGGGCTCTCGGAGGACTATCTGCTCGACTATCTGGAGCGGAACCTGAGCTTCGAGCTGGGCGAGTCCGAGGTTCGCGGCCTCGAGGAGTTCTATCGGCGAGCCACTCCGTACCTCGGAGAAGGTCCTCCGAAGCCGCTCAGGTTTCTCGAGGGCCGAACCTCCGACGTCGAAAGGGTGGTGGGATGA
- a CDS encoding nuclear transport factor 2 family protein encodes MSRPSDEIREIVDRETRAWDTRDVQLLLTCFHHDMVWPWPPSAQAHDPIEWVMEWGRYDVDRWGSGWQELFDSHDLVRNERRTEKIEVSKEGDGAFAVVDIDTLWRNRRTGEDFHWCGRTCKIYVKTDTGWKMTSQVGVLDYGGLAES; translated from the coding sequence ATGAGCCGACCCAGTGATGAGATTCGGGAGATCGTCGATCGCGAGACTCGAGCCTGGGATACGCGGGACGTTCAACTTCTGCTCACCTGCTTCCATCACGACATGGTCTGGCCGTGGCCGCCGTCGGCTCAGGCGCACGACCCGATCGAATGGGTCATGGAATGGGGCCGATACGACGTCGATCGTTGGGGTTCCGGCTGGCAGGAGCTCTTCGACTCGCACGATCTGGTCCGAAACGAGCGGCGGACCGAGAAGATCGAGGTCTCCAAGGAGGGCGACGGAGCCTTCGCGGTCGTCGACATCGACACCCTCTGGCGCAACCGCCGAACCGGCGAGGACTTCCACTGGTGCGGCCGGACGTGCAAGATCTACGTCAAGACGGATACGGGCTGGAAGATGACCTCACAGGTCGGTGTTCTGGACTATGGCGGACTTGCCGAGTCTTGA